One genomic window of Dethiosulfovibrio russensis includes the following:
- a CDS encoding ABC transporter permease, with translation MITVIDIVLGVVSMGIPLSVPLILAGLGEMFDQRAGIFNLGVEGIMMMGAFVGFFTVLKGGSPWYGFLAAMVVGAVMGAVMGLVSIVFKAQQGISGIGLYMLGWGLSGTLFRIYVGWITTIEGLTPINFGPLGEIPIVGSVLFGHDPMVYITFALIGVSGYVLYRTSWGLKVRAVGTSPRAADTLGIDVNRIRFQCVIVGGVMAGLAGAYLSICSAQIFADNITAGRGFIAVALVYFGRWTPWGVAGGALLFSMAHALQRSIQVYGFSFPYELAVVFPYLLVICCLAFSFKSKDSGPAALGKPYDREFRG, from the coding sequence GTGATTACGGTGATTGACATCGTCTTAGGGGTCGTTTCCATGGGAATACCCCTGTCCGTTCCCTTGATATTGGCGGGGTTGGGGGAGATGTTCGATCAAAGGGCCGGTATCTTCAACCTGGGAGTCGAGGGAATCATGATGATGGGAGCCTTCGTCGGCTTTTTTACCGTCCTCAAAGGAGGAAGTCCGTGGTACGGCTTTCTTGCCGCCATGGTGGTCGGAGCGGTAATGGGAGCTGTCATGGGATTGGTCAGCATAGTTTTCAAGGCTCAACAGGGGATTTCCGGTATCGGTCTATATATGTTGGGATGGGGGCTCTCCGGTACCCTTTTCAGGATATACGTAGGATGGATAACCACCATAGAGGGACTCACCCCGATAAACTTCGGTCCTCTTGGGGAGATTCCGATAGTTGGATCGGTGCTTTTCGGTCACGATCCGATGGTCTATATAACCTTTGCCCTTATAGGCGTTTCCGGTTACGTTCTGTATCGCACTTCCTGGGGGCTGAAGGTCAGAGCTGTGGGAACATCTCCTAGAGCGGCGGATACTCTCGGTATCGACGTCAACAGGATAAGATTCCAATGTGTGATCGTTGGGGGCGTGATGGCCGGCTTGGCCGGGGCCTATCTGAGCATCTGCTCTGCCCAGATATTTGCGGACAACATAACCGCTGGTAGGGGGTTCATAGCGGTTGCTTTGGTCTATTTCGGTCGATGGACCCCCTGGGGGGTGGCCGGAGGGGCCCTTCTCTTCAGCATGGCTCACGCTCTTCAGCGTTCTATACAGGTCTACGGTTTTTCCTTCCCTTACGAACTGGCGGTGGTTTTTCCCTACCTTTTAGTCATATGTTGCCTGGCATTTTCCTTCAAGTCCAAGGACAGTGGACCTGCCGCTTTGGGAAAACCTTACGACAGGGAATTCAGAGGGTGA
- a CDS encoding GntR family transcriptional regulator, translated as MREPRLYTTSADYAYQELRHKIVTKQLKPGQRLPEVNIAVQMGVSRTPVREALRRLSSEGLVNIIPNSGARLASPTIKEMEDTFIVREKLECLSIAMAAERIGDRHLRRLEELVLDEVRAVEERNLEAYLEAYEWFHRTIADAGSNKVLAEFVGNILARTNAYVVFYDPFYEQDENPTLEEHKSILEALSHRDGETSIALMRAHLRRSMSCLKSPDTDD; from the coding sequence ATGAGGGAACCTCGGCTTTACACTACCTCTGCCGATTACGCTTATCAGGAGTTGAGACACAAGATAGTCACCAAGCAGCTCAAGCCCGGACAGAGGCTTCCTGAGGTAAATATAGCGGTTCAGATGGGAGTGAGTCGGACTCCCGTTCGAGAAGCGCTGAGGCGTCTTTCCAGCGAAGGTCTGGTCAACATAATTCCCAACAGCGGGGCTCGTCTGGCATCTCCTACGATAAAGGAGATGGAGGATACGTTCATAGTTAGGGAAAAACTGGAGTGTCTTTCCATCGCCATGGCAGCTGAAAGGATAGGAGATCGTCATCTGAGACGACTGGAGGAGCTCGTTCTGGACGAGGTCAGAGCCGTCGAGGAGAGAAATTTGGAAGCTTATCTAGAGGCTTACGAATGGTTTCATCGTACTATAGCCGATGCAGGGTCCAACAAGGTCTTGGCAGAGTTCGTAGGAAATATACTCGCCAGGACCAACGCCTATGTCGTGTTTTACGATCCGTTCTACGAACAGGATGAAAACCCCACCTTGGAGGAACATAAATCCATATTGGAGGCCCTGTCCCATCGAGACGGAGAGACTTCGATAGCCCTTATGAGAGCTCATCTGAGGAGGTCCATGTCCTGTCTTAAGAGTCCGGACACGGACGACTGA
- a CDS encoding DegT/DnrJ/EryC1/StrS family aminotransferase encodes MKDRKLPTLDLKRGYARIKDEIDQAVKEVLESQYFIMGPQVSGLESDVERYLEVPRAIGCASGSDALVLALKALDLKPGDEVITTPYSFFATASCITRLGATPVFADVDPDSYNVTAETVLSKVTDKTKAFIPVHLFGQMVHMEELSKELEARNVAIVEDCAQAFGSWRSIDGAPVRAGAFGVLGCFSFFPTKNLGGYGDGGMVVSRDQQMADRIAKLRVHGAGTTYFHDEVGINSRLDAIQAAVLRVKLRHLDSWNEERRIAADRYRVLFAEHDLLGIVTPPGEDEGNYHIYHQYVPKVIRDRDRLLEHLGSEGITARVYYPLSLHMQRCFSFLGYDKGDFPVSESLTEQTIALPIFPEITEEEQEWVVSTIAAFYGKK; translated from the coding sequence ATGAAAGATAGAAAGCTTCCCACCTTGGATCTTAAAAGGGGTTACGCTCGTATCAAGGACGAAATCGATCAGGCAGTCAAGGAGGTGCTCGAGAGCCAGTACTTCATAATGGGGCCCCAGGTATCCGGTTTGGAGTCCGACGTGGAGAGATATCTGGAGGTCCCGAGGGCTATCGGCTGTGCCTCCGGCAGTGACGCTCTGGTGCTTGCCCTTAAGGCCTTGGATCTCAAGCCGGGAGACGAGGTCATAACCACCCCTTATTCTTTCTTCGCCACGGCAAGCTGCATAACCCGCTTAGGGGCTACTCCGGTGTTTGCCGACGTGGATCCCGACAGCTACAACGTTACGGCAGAGACCGTGTTGTCCAAGGTCACCGATAAGACCAAGGCTTTTATCCCGGTCCACCTTTTCGGCCAGATGGTCCACATGGAGGAACTCTCGAAAGAGCTCGAGGCCAGAAACGTGGCGATAGTGGAGGACTGTGCCCAGGCCTTCGGCTCCTGGAGATCCATCGACGGAGCTCCCGTCAGAGCCGGGGCTTTCGGGGTTCTCGGCTGTTTCTCCTTCTTCCCTACCAAAAACCTGGGAGGCTACGGAGACGGTGGCATGGTCGTCTCCAGGGACCAGCAGATGGCGGACAGAATCGCCAAGCTCAGGGTTCACGGAGCCGGTACGACCTATTTTCACGACGAGGTCGGGATAAACAGCCGGTTGGACGCCATTCAGGCAGCTGTGTTGAGGGTAAAACTTCGTCATCTGGACAGCTGGAACGAGGAGCGCCGCATCGCGGCCGACAGGTATAGGGTCCTCTTCGCGGAGCACGATCTCCTGGGGATAGTCACCCCTCCCGGCGAAGACGAGGGCAACTACCATATCTACCACCAGTACGTCCCCAAGGTGATAAGGGACAGAGACCGCCTTCTCGAGCATCTGGGTTCGGAGGGCATCACCGCCAGGGTCTACTATCCTCTGTCTTTGCATATGCAGAGGTGTTTCAGTTTCCTTGGCTATGATAAAGGGGATTTTCCCGTATCGGAGAGCTTGACCGAGCAGACAATAGCTCTTCCCATTTTCCCGGAGATCACCGAGGAGGAGCAGGAGTGGGTGGTCTCCACAATAGCCGCATTTTACGGAAAGAAATAG
- a CDS encoding zinc metallopeptidase codes for MFPFFFDPTMVLLLPALLLAFWAQARVKSTFAQYSHVASRRGVTGSDVARALLMQFGLSDVPVRPIAGNLTDHYDPGNRSLSLSDSVYGSTSIAAIGVAAHEVGHAIQHQEGYMPLQFRNAIVPVVNIGSMAAFPLFFIGLLFRGQTLMNVGIVLFLGVLVFHLVTLPVELDASSRALKVLDGTGMLASDELLGARKVLNAAALTYVSATVMAAAQLIRLLVLRNMFGGDD; via the coding sequence ATGTTCCCCTTCTTTTTCGATCCTACGATGGTCTTGCTTTTGCCGGCTCTTCTGCTCGCCTTTTGGGCTCAGGCCAGGGTCAAGTCCACCTTCGCTCAGTACAGCCATGTGGCTTCCCGTCGGGGAGTTACCGGTTCGGACGTCGCCAGAGCTCTGTTGATGCAGTTCGGCCTGTCCGATGTGCCGGTCCGTCCTATTGCTGGCAACCTGACGGATCACTACGATCCCGGAAACAGAAGCCTTAGTCTGTCCGACTCGGTATACGGAAGTACCAGCATAGCGGCTATCGGCGTCGCTGCTCATGAGGTCGGCCACGCCATACAGCACCAGGAAGGCTATATGCCTCTTCAGTTCAGAAACGCCATAGTTCCAGTCGTCAACATCGGCTCCATGGCCGCGTTCCCGTTGTTCTTCATAGGACTTCTCTTCAGAGGTCAGACCCTGATGAACGTGGGGATAGTGCTGTTTCTGGGAGTGTTGGTTTTTCATCTGGTTACCTTGCCGGTTGAGCTGGATGCCAGTTCGAGGGCCCTTAAGGTCCTGGATGGAACGGGAATGCTTGCTTCCGACGAATTGTTAGGTGCCAGAAAGGTTCTCAACGCAGCCGCTCTGACATACGTTTCGGCCACGGTGATGGCCGCGGCTCAGTTGATCCGGCTTTTAGTCTTGAGAAATATGTTCGGCGGAGACGATTAG
- a CDS encoding DUF6391 domain-containing protein → MPLLIILALMFFMPWLGFMLLLMVGLFLVVMIPLGFAASSFFWALAGPSQLFKMLFDKKVRKNHALEHATARVLSYRGYPGLAGEADGRGFSIRGLPDPSLVFDAAKEARDRLVSGESELAIHPRCGTTVVVVNTLSSLIFIALLIATGSMSLLSVILALVVAQFLGPMVSPWVQRHVTTDPDVRSLRVAGVELRSSNRVLFGAAVRMADSVYVSTVDDSGVIDAEVV, encoded by the coding sequence GTGCCCCTTTTGATAATATTGGCCCTGATGTTCTTCATGCCCTGGTTGGGCTTTATGTTGCTTCTGATGGTGGGATTGTTTCTCGTGGTTATGATCCCCTTGGGATTCGCGGCGAGCTCTTTTTTCTGGGCCTTGGCTGGCCCGTCCCAGCTCTTTAAGATGCTTTTCGATAAAAAGGTCAGAAAGAACCACGCTCTGGAACACGCCACAGCGAGAGTTTTATCCTACAGAGGATACCCCGGTCTCGCCGGAGAGGCCGACGGCAGGGGGTTCAGCATCAGAGGCCTCCCCGATCCTTCGTTGGTGTTCGACGCCGCTAAGGAGGCCAGGGATCGTCTGGTTTCCGGAGAGTCGGAGCTTGCCATACATCCCCGATGTGGCACTACCGTGGTGGTCGTCAATACCCTTTCGTCCCTGATATTCATAGCGTTGTTGATCGCCACCGGATCCATGAGCCTGCTTTCCGTGATATTGGCTCTGGTGGTGGCTCAGTTCTTGGGCCCGATGGTCAGCCCCTGGGTGCAGAGACACGTGACTACCGATCCCGACGTGAGATCTCTTCGCGTTGCCGGTGTGGAACTGCGTTCGTCGAACAGGGTTTTATTCGGTGCGGCTGTAAGAATGGCCGATTCAGTCTATGTCAGCACCGTCGACGATAGCGGAGTGATAGATGCGGAGGTCGTTTAA
- a CDS encoding RsmB/NOP family class I SAM-dependent RNA methyltransferase, which produces MIEKRKKEGNRPHGGIDRDRKGPRKSAHGGDKGPLRGIEAALEVWREVRRGRFASESLRAISDRVSEKDRPLAATLVYSLIRRESLWKEIVGRFLKTGSSGVSPAVRDALMVGAAGSLELRTFEPRVLVNALVEWTKCRDERGARVVNAVLRRIVEGGPEILAEIERSVAFSDLAMRSGVPLWAAKSWESSFGRIEGRALIELHSQPVSLALRVSPGVDRTEMVRCLGEGGFPAVESPDLPFSIRLEGTALPTGLPGYDEGKITPQSESSMVAPLAFAGRGKFSRLLDMCAGRGGKTGQLAQTFPEASLEGWDLSGPRIKAAVKEMKRLGISDRVNFSVGDSLELAPSFVPDGVLLDAPCSGSGTWRRHPESKWRLSQDELARYGAMQAKLLGRALDLVSTGGTVLYCTCSLFREENEQVVAKAMSKRSDVVELEPPHELVSRCRKGRPWGYYTWPDNPWTDGFYMALLTVIA; this is translated from the coding sequence GTGATCGAAAAAAGGAAAAAAGAGGGCAATCGGCCTCATGGAGGAATCGATAGAGATAGAAAAGGACCTCGAAAGAGCGCGCATGGCGGTGACAAGGGCCCCCTGAGAGGAATAGAAGCGGCTTTGGAGGTATGGAGAGAGGTTCGCAGGGGGCGTTTCGCCAGCGAGAGTCTGAGGGCCATCTCCGACAGGGTATCCGAGAAGGATCGTCCCCTGGCGGCTACCTTGGTGTATTCTCTGATACGGAGGGAGTCTCTCTGGAAGGAAATAGTGGGACGTTTCCTGAAGACAGGAAGCAGCGGGGTTTCGCCTGCGGTTCGCGACGCCTTGATGGTAGGAGCCGCCGGAAGCCTGGAACTTAGGACCTTCGAACCAAGGGTCCTGGTTAACGCCCTGGTAGAATGGACGAAGTGTCGGGACGAGAGGGGGGCCAGGGTGGTGAACGCCGTACTGCGCCGCATAGTAGAGGGTGGCCCCGAGATCCTGGCAGAGATAGAACGGAGTGTCGCTTTTTCGGATCTTGCTATGAGGTCCGGGGTGCCTCTTTGGGCGGCGAAATCCTGGGAAAGCTCCTTCGGTAGAATCGAAGGCCGTGCCCTGATAGAGCTCCACTCTCAGCCAGTATCTCTGGCCCTGAGGGTCTCTCCGGGAGTCGACAGGACCGAGATGGTCAGGTGTCTCGGAGAAGGGGGATTCCCCGCCGTAGAGTCACCGGACCTGCCCTTTTCTATTCGGCTGGAGGGAACGGCACTGCCCACCGGATTGCCCGGCTACGACGAGGGCAAGATAACCCCTCAGAGCGAGTCCTCCATGGTGGCCCCTCTGGCCTTTGCCGGAAGAGGGAAGTTCTCTCGTCTTTTGGATATGTGTGCCGGCAGAGGCGGAAAGACCGGACAGCTAGCTCAGACTTTTCCCGAAGCTTCCCTGGAGGGGTGGGATCTGTCCGGACCTAGGATAAAGGCGGCGGTCAAGGAGATGAAGCGGTTGGGAATCTCCGACAGGGTCAATTTCTCCGTCGGGGACTCTCTGGAACTGGCTCCATCTTTCGTCCCCGACGGGGTCCTTCTGGACGCCCCTTGCTCCGGTAGCGGCACATGGCGCCGTCATCCCGAGTCCAAATGGAGGCTTTCCCAGGACGAACTGGCACGGTACGGAGCTATGCAGGCAAAGCTGTTGGGTAGAGCGCTGGACCTCGTCTCCACCGGGGGGACCGTGCTTTACTGTACCTGTAGCCTTTTTCGGGAGGAAAACGAACAGGTCGTCGCCAAGGCCATGTCCAAAAGATCCGACGTCGTAGAGCTGGAGCCGCCTCACGAGCTTGTCTCCCGATGTAGAAAAGGTCGTCCCTGGGGCTATTACACATGGCCGGACAATCCTTGGACCGACGGATTCTACATGGCTCTGTTGACTGTTATCGCCTGA